The DNA region AATGCTAACTACACCTTTTATGAAATTTCAGTAGAAGGAATATCCATACCAGAAGAGGAAAGGAATGGTTATGAATGGCTACAAGAGAAGGAGCAACTTGAAGATTTAGAAGTTGATGGAAAAATGTACAGCGGCCCAAAGATTCATGAGAGCTAATCATTTTCTGTCACCCCAATACACAATCTTCCTGTTCTTGTGACCACATGTTGCTTTCAGATATTCCTACAGAtccattttcttttggtttttgcAGTCAATGTTGCGGATTCGATGCCGCCTTTTTCGGTTCAGTAGAGAACAATACATCTGTGTTCTTgtactttttttcttcttcttttgtttatgGAACATTAGGCACTTGACACTTGGTGCTGTTTTCAGTCTATAGTTCTTGTGTACATACCAAGAAACAGAAAAGGGCAAAGGAGATAATGCTGCACAGGAAAATGAAGGGGCAATGAAATGAACTAGTCGTCTGAAATTGAGCCTCATTTTTAGCATGTTTAGATCAGTTTCActttcatcagaatcaattgtgGTGTCCAGAAGCTACTTATAGAATTTTTTCCccaaattgattttgacttcagaGTCAATCTAGAAAGATTTACAAACATCTACTATCTTAGGCTGGCGGGTTttacatttaattttctttcagaTGATTCAGAGCTACTACACAACTGAAGAATTTAGTGAATTGGTGTAACATACTTCAGCTTATACTGTGATTGGAAATAGAGATTGTGTTGAGTGCTAATGATTCCTAGCAAGGCTTCATGATTTTTTTCACCCAGTTTTTACTTCTTGGTGTTTCGATGTTCATCTAGCCCTTTTCTAATGGAAGCACTTGTACTTTCTCTAATTGAAGCACTTTTCAGTATGTTATTAGTCATTTAGTGGGAAAAAAAGGTTCCTACTAGAATTTCGGTCTGAATTTGTATCATTTTGTAAAAGTTGTTTGGGGAGCATATTTGGTATGAAGATTTGTTTCACAATGAGTTGTTCTAACTAATGATATTGgtctttaaataaaattttcaacaaAATCAATCTCTTAACTTAATAAGTATgaggttttggtccctccacCCATTTTAGCGATGATGTGTCATGCTGCCATGTAGGCTTTTAATGAGGTAAATTATAGAATTCTATTCAGGGACCAATATTATAATAATTCTTACGTGGAGagaaccaaaataaaataaaaaataataattttgcaTCATACTCCATCATCTTATTCCATCTTCAACTCTTAATAGTTTCAAAATCAGCCCATGTGTATGAGTTTGGGACtcaagtgttgcaattccggttAGCAGAATGTCGTCATCTTTTATACCAAGACACTGATGAGACTTTAGCCTTGCTTCCCGCTCCTGTGGTTTAGCGTTGTTTTCGCTTTGTAACCATGCCCCtccatgttaatttttttttaaataacatatACTAGTAAATACTTcgtttttatgaatttttttaacgtcatttttttgaaattataaatACTCAAAAGTGAGTTATACTCAGGGAAAGAAAAACcttaaaaagtaatttataaaagtgattaatttaaaaaaaaaattataaaattgattttctcCTTGTTGAGTTCGCGGTGGGCCACGTTGGCCAGGTGATTTCGGACGCCGGTGGCGGAACGTGACACCAGAAGGAAGAAATGAGTGTGGCGGCGGAGGTGGTTTCGTGGTGGCGCGAGAGTGGTGGTCGTGAATGTGGGGTTTAAGTCGCATGGTGCTGGAGAAGGGGTTCTCACCTTGTTGGTAAGCTTTGACGGCGGTACAATGGAGCACCGGCAGAGGAACTCCGGCGACTGCTAAGGTTTGTTTCAATACTCTTTTTACAACAAGGGTCATAGAGCAAATTGGTAACTTTGTTTCAAAGTGAAATTTTTATTCATACCATTAGTTTGATGTCACTTACCCATTATCAAAGTTTCACAAATTTCCCAGTTGGTGGATAACACTCATCGGGAAAATCGCTCAACGCTCCTACCCACGAGTGAGCCTCTGCCGGCCTCCCCAGCATGCCACTGACGCTAACGCCACCCGGCCCGGTAGTCTGAAGGTGCTTTCTCTCCGTtctactatttttttaaaataaaaattcaatgaTTTTCCAAAATTTGGAAACTTCAACGAAACCCTGTAACTGCATTATTAGTATGGGTCCCTTGTTGACTTCACAAGTCGACACAAAAATGTCTCTTCTCTTTATTAATCTTCTAGCATGATACTAGTCTTGCACTGAAAATCTGCAATTCTCAAACTTTTGTATCTTCATTTTGTGAGGAGAAACTTAGAATATGGCTGAGGCTGTGCTTGAAATTGCTCTTGAGAATTTGAGCTCACTCATTCAGAAGGAGCTTGGcttgtttctgggttttgatcaAGAATTCAAAAGGCTGTCCAGCACACTCACTGCAATCAAGGCAACACTTGAAGATGCAGAGGAGAGACAATTCACTGAGAAAGCTATTAAGGATTGGCTGCGAAAGCTGAAAGATGCTGCTTATGTCCTGGATGACATCTTGGACGAGTGCGCCACTGAAGCATTGGAGATGCAGAATGGAGGATTCATGTGTGGTTTATAAGACAAGGAACAAATCTCTTGTTGCTTATCCTCTTTTCATCCCAAGCATGTTGTCTTCCGTCGTAGAATTGctaagaaaatgaagaggataagTGAGAGGTTAGATGAAATTTCTGAAGAGAGGAGTAAGTTTCATTTGACTGAGATGGTTACCCAGAAAAGAGCTGAGTGGCGCCAAACCACCTCCATCATTGCTCAACCTCATGTCTATGGAAGAGATGAAGATAAGGATAGAATTGTAGACTTTTTGGTTGGTGATTCTTCGAGTTTCGAGGACTTAGTGGTCTATCCAATACTGGGTTTGGGTGGACTTGGAAAAACAACACTTGCCCAAATTGTCTTCAATCATGAGAGGGTAGTCAACCACTTTGAACAAAGAATTTGGGTGTGCGTTTCGGAAGATTTCAGCTTGAAAAGAATGACAAAAGCTATCATAGAATCAGCATCCGGGCATGCCTGTGAGGATTTAGATCTAGACCCACTGCAGAGGAAACTTATAGATTTACTGCAAGGAAGAAGATATTTGATTGTTCTGGACGATGTGTGGGACGATGAACAAGAGAATTGGCTGAGGTTGAAATCTTTACTGATACATGGAGGTAAGGGTGCTTCAATTTTGGTCACTACTCGTCTCCAGAAAGTTGTAGCCATCATGGGAACAATGCCTCCTCATGAATTGTCAATGCTATCCAATGATGATTGTTGGGAATTGTTTAAACAACGAGCATTTGGACCGAGCGAGGTAGAACGTGCAGAGCTTGTGGGCATAGGAAAGGAAATAGTAAAGAAGTGTGGGGGAGTGCCTCTTGCAGCAATAGCAATAGGAAGTCTCTTGCGCTTTAAAAGAGAGGAGAAAGAATGGCTCCGTATCAAGGAAAGCAAACTGTGGAGCTTGGAAGGTGAGAACTTTGTCATGCCTTCCTTGATACTAAGTTACTTGAACTTGCCCTTAAAATTGAGACAATGTTTTTCCTTCTGTGCATTATTTCCCAAAGATGAAATAATAAGCAGGCAGTTTCTAATTGAACTTTGGATGGCTAATGGATTGGTTTCGTCCAATGAAATGGTGGATGCAGAGGATATCGGAGATGAGTTATTTAATGAATTATATTGGAGATCAATTTTCCAAGATATTAAGACAGATGAATTTGGCAAAATTACAAGTTTCAAGATGCATGATCTTGTTCATGATCTTGCTCAATATGTTGCCGAGGAAGTCTGTTGCAGTGCAGTTAATAATGGTATAGCTGATGTGTCTGAAGGAATCCGGCACCTATCATTTTATAGGATAGCCTCATGGAAACAGGAAGTTAGTTCAATCCAGTCGGGTCGATTCAAATCTTTGAAGACCTGCATATTAGGGGAACATGTTTATCTATTTGGGGGTCGTTCAGTAGAGGCATTGAAATCTAATTCTTTGCGGATGCTTAACTACCACCGCCTAGGAAGTTTGTCAACTTCAATTGGTCGTTTCAAATATCTAAGACACTTAGATATCTCTTCCGGATCGTTCAAATCTCTTCCGGAATCCCTTTGCATGCTCTGGAATTTGCAGATTTTGAAATTAGACAATTGTCGTTATCTGAAAAAGTTACCTGCTAGTTTGGTACGCCTAAAAGCTCTACAGCATCTATCATTGATTGGCTGCTATTCTTTATCAAGATTTCCCCCTCAAATGGGGAAGTTGACTTGTCTAAGGACTTTAAGCATGTATTTTGTTGGCAAGGAAGAAGGGTTCCAGTTGGCAGAATTGGGACGGTTGAACCTTAAAGGACAACTTCACATCAAGCACCTGGAGAAAGTAAAAAGTGTAATTGATGCTCAAGAAGCCAACATGTCGAGTAAGCACCTGAATAATTTGCAGTTGTCATGGGGGAGAAATGAAAACTGCCAATCACAGGAAAATGTTGAGCAGATTCTTGAAGTGCTTCAACCGCATACCCAACAACTTCAAATTCTTGCTGTGGAAGGATATACAGGTGCATGTTTCCCACAATGGATGTCCAGTCTTTCTCTCAAATATTTAAATTCTTTAGAACTTGTGGATTGCAAAAGCTGCTTAAACCTTCCGCAGCTAGGGAAACTACCTTCTCTGAAGTATCTAAGTATATCCAACATGAGTCGTGAAATAATATACTTATACGAGGAGTCCTGTGCTGATGGAATTTTCATAGCTCTGGAATCTCTTATACTGGAGAAGATGCCGAACTTGAAAAAGTTATCAAGGGAGGATGGAGAAAACATGTTCCCGCACCTTTCAGATCTTGAAATTATTGAATGTCCTCAATTGTTAGGGCTTCCACGCCTTCCATCTATGAACAGTCTAACTATACGGGGGGAAGGAAACCTGGATTTACTAAATTCAATTTATCAATTTGGTAGTCTTGAACAGCTATATTTGGGAGGAAACAAAGAGCTAACTTGCTTTCCAAATGGGATGCTAAGTAACCTTTCTTCTCTAAAGAGACTGCACATTTTTGGGTGCTCCAAACTTGAGGAGTTactcccaaatgaagtcgttaaccTTGGTGCTCTCCAACAACTGGACATAAAACATTGCCAGAGCCTCAATTCATTAACAAATGGAGTATTGCAAGGGTTGCACTCTCTCAAGAAATTAGTTATTGTGGGGAGCATAAGTTCAATATGTCAGCAGGTTTTCAATACCTTACTTGCCTTGAGCAGTTGGCGATTCATGGTTGCTCAAAAATTGAAGGATTACAGGAGGCTTTACAGCATGTGACTGCCCTGAAAACCTTAATATTGTCTGATCTTCCAAACCTAGTATCCCTGCCCTCCTACTTGGGAAACCTTGGCTCGCTTCAAATTTTAGCTATTTCTAAGTGCCCCAAGTTGACGTGTATTCCAATGAGTATCCAATCCCTGAAAAAGTTGGGAATTTACGGCTGTGAAGAGTTAGCGAAGCGATGTCAGCTGGAAACAGGGGAGGATTGGTCAAATATAGCTCATGTTCAAGATATTGTAATACAAAACAGTGGAGCGCGCTTCTGCTTGTGCGGATGGGGTGATGAGGAACATAAGGCTGCAGCTTTATTCAAGAACGACCGCCCTCAAGAATTAGAAGATCTATATCTCCATTACGCACTGGCGCAATTAGTATGATATGTTTACAGTTTGTTGATGGTAACCACCTTATATTATGTAACGTAGATGAGAATATTTTGTTTGCCATCTTCTGGGGTTATTCCTCTTCACAATCACCCTGGAATAACGGTTTTTAGTAAGCTTCTTTTTGGAACTATGcacatcaaatcatatatgatTGGGTCGTTGACTTGCCTCCTGAATCTCCTATCATTTTCAAACCCACAGAATGTAAGTACTTTATTTCCTGTTTTGTAATCTTTCCATATTGTACTATCCTCTACTTATTTGTGATGCTTTCGTACACTGGTACTTTTGCAACTGTAGGAGGGAGACAAGTTTAAATTTAGAATAGACATTAAATAGAAAAGGATAGTATTTTTTTAATGTGGGAAAATATAGAAGCTTAGAAGGAACATGCCATTGCCAAGTAGCATTGTGGTTGGACAAACCTATGAAATGTTAGTCATTAGCAAAAATCCCTGTTTTCTTTGTTGCTGTAATGATATTTAGACACCTAGGGACTCCAGAGACAACTAAACAGTGCAGGAACTCCACAACTCCACATAcacctcatttttctctttatttctcTTCTTTTATCATATAAATCATATATCATATTCATTACTTCCCTCTCTTCTCTTCATTTCTCACTCTAGGTGTCTGTTGGGTGTCTCCCCTATGCAGTTCAATCTTCTTAACTTCTTTTGTTAAATCTGgaaaatgtaaataaatgaCTTTATACATTAGCATGtaagaaaagagaaaagttCTCATTTTGACAATGACTAATGAGCTAGTACTGGTTGGTAATTTACTCATTCTATAgtaattttacccttttaattttaaatttggtCTTCCTAGGCTCCTTCTTCTCCActaaaaaacagaaaacattATAAAAGCAACTAACTTTCATGTTGTACTTATGCAGATCAGGCTCTGGAGATGCGGCTAGCAAAAGTTAAGGTTGATGCTGATTTCACGGGTCCTTGCAACCCCTCTATCCTTTACCCTGAGGATGGGGGAAACATGCACTGTTTCACAGCAGTGACAGCGTGCATGCTTCTCGATGTTCTTGGTCCTCCATATTCGGATTATGAAGGCAGACACTGCACATACTACAACAATTACCCCTTTTCCAACATTTCAGGTAAATTGCCACTAATTTCGTATGTGCTTGAATACCGGTTGAATGCAACGTTGATAAACTTTTATTCCAATCATGATAAGAGTTTCGCTCAATTTTTATCTTGAAGTTTAGTGCTAAGGGCACCTTTTATGAAA from Lotus japonicus ecotype B-129 chromosome 2, LjGifu_v1.2 includes:
- the LOC130739353 gene encoding LOW QUALITY PROTEIN: plant cysteine oxidase 2-like (The sequence of the model RefSeq protein was modified relative to this genomic sequence to represent the inferred CDS: deleted 2 bases in 1 codon), yielding MRIFCLPSSGVIPLHNHPGITVFSKLLFGTMHIKSYDWVVDLPPESPIIFKPTEYQALEMRLAKVKVDADFTGPCNPSILYPEDGGNMHCFTAVTACMLLDVLGPPYSDYEGRHCTYYNNYPFSNISEGISIPEEERNGYEWLQEKEQLEDLEVDGKMYSGPKIHES